The following are encoded together in the Juglans microcarpa x Juglans regia isolate MS1-56 chromosome 2D, Jm3101_v1.0, whole genome shotgun sequence genome:
- the LOC121249356 gene encoding uncharacterized protein LOC121249356 codes for MSRFRSKLNHGISALADDTKSSSVYELCRTILVTDLLHAENFSTWSGLLQRALRTKNKISFLNGTLSQPSNPTEPLFDLWDRCNDIVVSWIQISISLPLHSSVAFVDNAHDIWTELQERFSPQNGPQIYELKKPLANLSQEDDTTNGYYGKLKSLWDELSIHDPLPVCSCGSTKTLSDRYQRDCVIQFLMGLNDSYSNVRDHIMLLDPLPLVTKVFSYIQQQERHQMVTSSTPHPDSIALATPWNIASCKLHGYPPGHKMHKPRRNVVSFDSPVSGNQTDSNSFLTKDQYKDLIALLHSKDSNCSPSVNHLQTVISTHPHSSSTAGPFSLDNDWEG; via the exons ATGAGTCGTTTTAGATCAAAACTGAACCATGGCATAAGCGCCCTCGCAGATGACACGAAAAGTTCATCTGTATATGAGCTTTGCA GAACCATATTAGTCACTGACCTTCTCCATGCTGAAAACTTTTCCACTTGGTCTGGTTTACTCCAACGTGCTCTTCGCACAAAGAACAAGATCAGTTTTCTCAATGGAACACTCAGCCAACCTTCAAACCCGACAGAACCTCTCTTCGACCTCTGGGACAGATGCAACGATATTGTTGTATCTTGGATCCAGATTTCTATAAGCCTTCCCCTACATTCTTCAGTAGCCTTTGTTGACAATGCCCATGATATATGGACTGAGTTACAAGAACGTTTCTCCCCACAAAATGGACCACAAATCTATGAACTCAAGAAGCCCTTGGCTAATCTGTCTCAGGAAGATGATACCACGAATGGCTATTACGGCAAACTCAAGTCCCTTTGGGATGAACTATCCATCCATGACCCACTACCTGTTTGTTCTTGTGGCTCAACCAAAACCCTCTCTGACCGCTACCAACGCGATTGCGTGATTCAATTCCTAATGGGTCTCAACGATTCCTACTCCAACGTACGTGACCATATAATGCTCCTCGACCCATTACCTCTAGTCACCAAGGTATTCTCATACATCCAGCAACAAGAACGACATCAGATGGTTACTTCCTCAACTCCCCATCCAGATTCTATTGCTCTG GCCACACCATGGAACATTGCTAGCTGCAAGCTCCATGGGTACCCTCCAGGGCATAAAATGCACAAACCACGCAGGAATGTCGTGTCCTTTGATTCCCCTGTTTCTGGCAATCAAACCGATTCCAATAGTTTTTTGACGAAGGATCAGTACAAAGATCTCATAGCCTTGTTACACAGTAAGGATTCTAATTGCTCACCATCTGTGAATCATCTCCAGACGGTTATCTCTACTCACCCTCACTCCTCTTCCACTGCTGGGCCTTTCTCTTTGGATAACGATTGGGAAGGATAG